One genomic segment of Polynucleobacter sp. MWH-UH2A includes these proteins:
- a CDS encoding outer membrane protein assembly factor BamD produces the protein MSGAISDASLRLTGSFGLLAMLICSALLLGGCAGSDGQKDDTDIWSESKLYSEATDKLNDGDFAKCGKYFDKLEARFPFGPYSQQAQINAAYCYWKAQEQTQALVAIDRFIKLHQGSPTLDYAYYLKGLITFNDDLGWLGKFTGQDLSERDPKAAKEAFESFKTVVERFPNSKYAPDSLDRMRYIVNSLAEADVIVARFYYQRGAYLAAANRAQLVIKDYDRAPAVEEALYILTKSYEKLGLTQLSNDTLRVFKLNFPDSQMMETGQRVQKERRWWQIWNK, from the coding sequence ATGTCCGGAGCAATATCAGACGCCAGTTTAAGGCTTACTGGATCTTTTGGGCTACTAGCCATGCTTATCTGCAGCGCACTCCTCCTAGGCGGTTGTGCTGGCAGCGATGGCCAAAAAGATGACACCGATATCTGGTCAGAGTCTAAGTTGTATTCAGAGGCAACCGATAAGCTTAACGATGGCGATTTTGCTAAGTGCGGAAAATACTTTGACAAACTTGAAGCACGCTTCCCCTTTGGCCCTTATTCACAACAAGCGCAAATTAATGCAGCCTACTGCTACTGGAAAGCTCAAGAGCAAACCCAGGCCTTAGTTGCAATTGATCGCTTTATTAAATTACATCAAGGCAGTCCAACCTTAGATTACGCCTATTACCTCAAAGGCTTAATTACCTTTAATGATGACTTGGGTTGGCTTGGAAAGTTTACTGGTCAAGATTTAAGCGAACGCGATCCTAAAGCGGCCAAAGAAGCATTTGAATCATTCAAAACCGTAGTTGAGCGTTTCCCTAACAGTAAATACGCCCCCGACTCCTTAGATCGCATGCGTTACATCGTGAACTCGTTGGCTGAAGCGGATGTCATCGTGGCTCGCTTCTACTACCAGCGTGGCGCTTATCTAGCGGCGGCCAATAGAGCTCAGCTAGTGATTAAAGATTATGACCGAGCCCCCGCGGTTGAGGAGGCCCTGTACATCCTAACGAAGTCTTATGAAAAGCTAGGTCTAACCCAGTTAAGTAATGACACATTACGGGTCTTTAAACTGAACTTCCCAGACAGCCAAATGATGGAAACTGGGCAACGAGTTCAGAAAGAACGTCGTTGGTGGCAGATCTGGAATAAATAA
- a CDS encoding 3-ketoacyl-ACP reductase: protein MSQKVAYVTGGMGGIGTAICQRLAKDGFKVIAGCGPNSPRKDRWLGEQKALGYDFIASEGNVSDWDSTVAAFEKVKAEVGRVDVLVNNAGITRDSVFRKMTPDAWKAVIDTNLNSLFNVTKQVIDGMVDNNWGRIINISSVNGQKGQFGQCNYSTAKAGLHGFTMALAQEVATKGVTVNTVSPGYIGTDMVKAIREDVLEKIVSGIPVKRLGTPEEIASICCWIASDDGGYATGADFSLNGGIHTG from the coding sequence ATGTCGCAAAAAGTCGCATATGTAACTGGTGGTATGGGTGGTATCGGTACCGCCATCTGCCAACGTTTGGCTAAAGATGGCTTTAAGGTAATCGCGGGTTGCGGTCCTAATTCGCCGCGTAAAGACCGTTGGCTTGGTGAGCAGAAGGCTTTGGGTTATGACTTCATTGCTTCTGAGGGTAATGTGTCTGATTGGGATAGCACTGTAGCTGCCTTCGAAAAAGTAAAGGCAGAAGTGGGCCGTGTGGATGTATTAGTTAATAACGCGGGCATTACTCGTGACAGCGTATTTCGTAAGATGACTCCAGATGCATGGAAGGCTGTAATTGATACCAACCTTAACTCCTTGTTCAATGTCACCAAGCAAGTGATTGATGGCATGGTTGATAACAACTGGGGCCGCATCATCAATATTTCTTCTGTGAATGGTCAAAAGGGCCAGTTTGGTCAATGTAACTATTCCACTGCTAAGGCTGGCTTGCATGGTTTCACGATGGCTTTGGCTCAAGAAGTGGCAACTAAAGGCGTAACTGTTAATACTGTTTCTCCTGGCTACATCGGCACAGATATGGTTAAGGCCATTCGCGAGGACGTCCTTGAGAAGATTGTTTCTGGCATTCCAGTGAAGCGTTTGGGCACCCCAGAAGAAATCGCATCTATCTGCTGCTGGATTGCTTCAGATGATGGTGGCTACGCTACGGGCGCAGACTTCTCGCTAAACGGCGGTATCCATACAGGTTAA
- the alr gene encoding alanine racemase, which translates to MNRPILASIDTQAFAHNLSRVRELAPESKIWAVIKARSYGHSFEAALKGLGSTDGFALLDIQDAVWLREHGWQGRILLLEGLFHENELDLAQELHCDLVVHCDAQVDWLERYADKVHKTISVFLKMNTGMNRLGFKPENYRTIFHRLHVAGYHMHHMTHFANADQINQAPTVGSQLEIFSQATDGLAGSTSLANSAAILWHRNALGDWVRPGIMLYGASPTGLYSDIEHAHLKPVMQLRSEIIDIQDLHKGDRIGYGGRFIAPEDMRIGIIACGYADGYPRHAKDGTPVWVGNSIDSNGGVICPLVGRVSMDMLTVDLRNASDAKIGSVVELWGSKVPVDEVARMSDTIGYELLCAVAPRVPVSIK; encoded by the coding sequence ATTAATAGACCAATTTTGGCATCTATTGATACCCAGGCCTTTGCGCACAATTTGAGCCGTGTCCGCGAGCTTGCTCCTGAGTCGAAAATTTGGGCAGTCATAAAGGCGCGTTCCTACGGCCATTCGTTTGAGGCCGCCCTCAAGGGGCTTGGCTCTACTGACGGTTTTGCGCTTCTAGACATCCAAGATGCTGTCTGGCTTAGAGAGCATGGTTGGCAGGGTCGTATTTTGCTCCTGGAAGGACTTTTTCATGAAAATGAATTGGATCTAGCCCAAGAGTTGCATTGTGACTTGGTAGTGCATTGTGATGCTCAGGTGGACTGGTTAGAGCGGTACGCCGATAAAGTCCATAAGACTATTAGTGTTTTTTTGAAGATGAACACCGGCATGAATCGCCTGGGATTCAAACCAGAAAATTACAGAACGATTTTCCATCGATTGCATGTAGCCGGTTATCACATGCATCACATGACACATTTTGCTAATGCCGATCAAATTAATCAGGCGCCTACCGTAGGAAGTCAGCTTGAAATATTTAGCCAAGCTACCGACGGTCTTGCAGGTTCTACTTCATTAGCAAACTCAGCTGCTATCTTGTGGCACCGTAATGCACTCGGTGACTGGGTTCGCCCCGGAATCATGCTCTATGGCGCTTCACCAACCGGCCTATATTCAGATATTGAGCATGCTCACCTGAAGCCAGTCATGCAGCTTCGTAGCGAAATCATTGATATACAAGATCTCCACAAGGGAGATCGAATTGGTTATGGCGGTCGTTTTATTGCTCCCGAGGATATGCGCATAGGCATTATTGCCTGCGGCTATGCTGACGGTTACCCGCGTCACGCAAAAGATGGTACACCTGTATGGGTGGGTAATTCAATTGACTCTAATGGCGGTGTTATATGTCCGCTTGTTGGACGTGTATCGATGGATATGCTGACAGTTGATTTGCGAAATGCGTCTGATGCCAAAATTGGTAGCGTAGTCGAGTTATGGGGAAGCAAGGTACCAGTAGATGAAGTGGCGAGGATGAGTGACACTATTGGCTACGAATTACTTTGCGCTGTGGCACCTAGAGTTCCAGTATCAATTAAATAG
- the phaC gene encoding class I poly(R)-hydroxyalkanoic acid synthase produces MFAGMNTGATPSLAPHHMALIPQERLAEIQKEYFAELAHLATNPEAIEVKDRRFAGKAWHSSWSKVIAATYLLNSKHLMSLAKAVETDEKTRQKILFTTEQMIDALSPSNFIATNPEVLENIISTQGQSIQKGIVNLLGDMKKGKVSITDESAFEVGKNIATTEGYVVFRNELFELIQYTPLTETVFERPYLMVPPCINKYYILDLQPDNSVVRHMVAQGHTVFLVSWKNPDASMAEVSWDDYVGKGVIKAIDVVQEISESKKINILGFCVGGTLTTSALAVLAAKDQHPAASLTLFTTLLDFTNTGILDVFIDEAMVELRENTIGGKTGNYGMMSGLDLGNTFSFLRPNDLVWNYVVENYLKGNSPPPFDLLYWNGDSTNLPGNMYCWYLRHTYLQNDLIKPGKVTICGEKIDLGKIKCPAYLYASQEDHIVPWQSAYESTHILKGNNRFVLGASGHIAGVINPPAKNKRYWFENNAIAPTAHEWFEGAKQIPGSWWPNYTEWLEKHAGERKPASDTYGNEKHKKKEAAPGVYVKEKISK; encoded by the coding sequence ATGTTTGCAGGCATGAATACAGGTGCGACGCCATCTTTGGCACCGCACCATATGGCGTTAATCCCTCAAGAACGTTTGGCAGAAATCCAAAAGGAATATTTTGCGGAGTTGGCGCATCTCGCCACTAATCCCGAGGCGATTGAAGTAAAGGATCGTCGGTTTGCTGGCAAAGCATGGCATTCCTCTTGGAGCAAAGTCATTGCTGCCACATATTTACTCAATTCAAAGCATTTAATGTCTCTTGCAAAAGCAGTTGAGACGGACGAGAAGACGCGTCAAAAAATCTTGTTCACTACTGAGCAAATGATTGATGCATTATCACCTTCAAATTTTATTGCTACCAACCCAGAGGTGCTAGAAAACATCATTAGCACGCAAGGGCAATCCATCCAAAAGGGTATCGTCAATTTGCTCGGCGATATGAAAAAAGGTAAGGTCTCGATTACGGATGAGAGTGCATTTGAGGTTGGTAAAAATATTGCCACTACTGAAGGGTATGTGGTCTTTCGAAATGAGTTATTTGAGCTGATTCAGTACACGCCATTAACTGAGACAGTCTTTGAGCGCCCCTATCTGATGGTGCCACCTTGCATTAATAAGTATTACATCCTTGATTTACAACCTGATAACTCTGTAGTTCGCCATATGGTGGCTCAGGGCCACACGGTATTCCTGGTTTCTTGGAAGAACCCAGACGCATCGATGGCTGAAGTCAGCTGGGATGATTACGTAGGCAAGGGCGTGATCAAAGCAATTGATGTTGTTCAAGAAATCAGCGAGTCTAAGAAGATTAATATCTTGGGCTTCTGTGTAGGCGGCACCTTAACCACTTCTGCGCTGGCTGTATTGGCTGCTAAGGATCAACACCCTGCAGCAAGTTTGACTTTATTTACCACCTTATTGGACTTCACTAACACTGGTATTTTGGATGTCTTCATTGATGAAGCGATGGTGGAGTTACGCGAAAACACGATTGGTGGCAAAACAGGCAATTACGGCATGATGTCTGGCTTAGATTTAGGCAATACCTTTTCTTTCTTGCGCCCCAATGATTTAGTTTGGAACTATGTCGTTGAGAATTACCTTAAAGGAAATTCACCACCCCCATTTGATTTGCTTTATTGGAACGGTGACTCTACAAACTTACCGGGCAATATGTATTGCTGGTATCTACGTCACACCTATTTGCAAAATGACTTGATCAAACCGGGTAAGGTCACCATTTGCGGTGAAAAGATTGATCTGGGCAAGATCAAATGCCCAGCCTATTTATATGCGTCACAGGAAGATCACATTGTGCCGTGGCAATCCGCATATGAATCCACTCATATCCTTAAGGGCAACAACCGCTTTGTTTTAGGCGCGTCTGGTCATATTGCAGGAGTGATTAATCCACCTGCGAAGAATAAGCGCTATTGGTTTGAAAACAATGCTATTGCTCCAACAGCGCATGAGTGGTTCGAAGGAGCAAAACAAATTCCGGGAAGCTGGTGGCCAAATTACACCGAATGGCTGGAGAAGCATGCTGGTGAACGTAAACCTGCAAGCGACACCTATGGCAATGAAAAGCATAAAAAGAAAGAGGCTGCGCCAGGTGTTTATGTCAAAGAAAAAATTTCTAAGTAG
- the phaR gene encoding polyhydroxyalkanoate synthesis repressor PhaR: MVTRSKKAGEDRLIKKYPNRRLYDTQTSTYVTLADIKGLVMTSENFKVVDAKTDEDLTRNILLQIILEEEAGGAPVFSTQMLSQIIRFYGNSMQGLMGNYLEKTMQSFVDIHNKLGDQTKGLGAGSTPEAWAQMLNLQNPLMQNLMGNYMEQSKDLFVKMQEQMQGSHNMFGSFPFAQQSNKSEKE; this comes from the coding sequence ATGGTTACCCGTTCCAAAAAAGCTGGTGAAGATCGGCTTATTAAGAAGTACCCAAATCGTCGCCTCTACGACACACAAACTAGTACTTATGTCACCTTAGCCGACATCAAAGGCTTGGTGATGACAAGTGAAAATTTTAAGGTTGTAGATGCCAAGACGGACGAAGATCTAACGCGCAATATTCTGCTGCAAATTATTTTGGAAGAAGAGGCTGGTGGTGCACCAGTATTTTCAACCCAAATGCTTTCCCAAATCATTCGTTTTTATGGCAATTCTATGCAGGGCCTCATGGGGAACTATTTAGAAAAGACAATGCAGTCTTTTGTGGATATTCACAACAAACTAGGTGACCAGACTAAAGGTCTTGGTGCCGGCAGTACTCCAGAAGCTTGGGCGCAAATGCTCAACTTGCAAAACCCGCTGATGCAAAATCTGATGGGCAACTACATGGAGCAAAGCAAGGATTTGTTCGTGAAGATGCAAGAACAAATGCAAGGCTCGCACAATATGTTTGGTAGCTTTCCATTTGCACAACAGTCGAATAAATCTGAAAAAGAATAG
- a CDS encoding RluA family pseudouridine synthase translates to MALPQTPDSNPIDYIDEEDFISLEMPMEMAGERLDKALAVSLPDYSRNRLKTWVEAGAVMVDGKVTKARYLLRGGESIKVFPQEMPEQHAFSPQDILLDVVYEDESLIVINKPPGLVVHPAAGNWSGTLLNGLLFRYPELKLLPRAGIVHRLDKDTSGLMVVARTSHAQTALVRQLQDRTVGRRYLAWVWGDTPAQGKVLASVGRDQRDRLKMSAASPQGKPAATAYRRLAKGTFLEHPVSLLECRLETGRTHQIRVHLESLGFPLLGDPVYRKKTPGAAQSLPFTRQALHAFALSLQHPQTHELVSWFRDPQTDLMKLLPKIGMSSVDLPQEQVVLATIHQGQDAK, encoded by the coding sequence GTGGCATTGCCGCAAACTCCTGATTCGAATCCCATTGATTATATCGATGAAGAGGATTTCATCTCTCTAGAAATGCCTATGGAGATGGCCGGTGAACGCCTAGATAAGGCGCTGGCGGTATCTTTGCCGGATTATTCCCGTAATCGCCTCAAAACATGGGTCGAGGCAGGCGCTGTCATGGTAGATGGCAAGGTAACCAAAGCGCGCTATTTATTAAGGGGTGGAGAGAGTATTAAGGTATTTCCGCAGGAGATGCCTGAGCAACATGCTTTTAGTCCTCAAGACATTCTTCTTGACGTGGTTTATGAGGATGAATCCCTGATTGTGATCAATAAGCCACCTGGCTTGGTGGTTCATCCTGCCGCTGGCAATTGGTCGGGGACTTTATTGAATGGTTTGCTATTTAGATACCCAGAACTCAAATTGCTGCCACGTGCAGGCATTGTTCATCGCTTAGATAAAGATACTTCTGGCTTGATGGTGGTGGCACGAACCTCTCATGCTCAGACTGCATTGGTTCGTCAATTACAAGATCGAACGGTAGGGCGTCGATATTTGGCCTGGGTTTGGGGTGATACACCCGCTCAAGGTAAGGTGCTGGCATCGGTGGGTCGAGATCAACGTGATCGACTAAAGATGTCTGCCGCTAGCCCACAAGGCAAACCTGCGGCAACTGCCTATCGTAGGCTGGCAAAGGGAACATTTCTGGAGCATCCCGTTTCCTTGCTTGAGTGCCGCCTTGAAACTGGACGCACACATCAAATTCGGGTGCATCTTGAGTCATTAGGATTTCCTTTGCTGGGTGATCCTGTATATCGCAAGAAAACTCCTGGGGCAGCACAGTCTTTGCCATTTACACGACAAGCATTACATGCCTTTGCGCTCAGTTTGCAACATCCTCAGACCCATGAGCTTGTGAGTTGGTTTAGGGATCCTCAAACAGATTTAATGAAGCTATTGCCAAAGATAGGCATGTCGAGCGTAGATCTTCCGCAAGAGCAGGTGGTATTAGCCACGATTCATCAGGGCCAAGACGCTAAATGA
- the serB gene encoding phosphoserine phosphatase SerB, whose translation MTEHQTLVALSREPISEKLVFEMKSQASQFGATLHTLGGQINNGTYHSERWACSQHLDVLQRELLRSLCYQHKADLCFLNASLSPKDIRILAMDMDSTLINIECIDEIADFTGKKSAVAEITEATMRGEIKDFKESLRKRVALLEGIHADALEAVYRERLRPNPGAVELLAGAQQRGLYTLLVSGGFTFFTEKLRERLGFKQTQANTLEIIDGKLTGRVLGDIVDGLAKAAHLDDACQRLGCTRANAITMGDGANDLIMMNGSGISVAYQAKPVVKEKADAAFDHVGLDAALLLIG comes from the coding sequence ATGACCGAACACCAAACCCTTGTAGCCTTGTCGCGAGAGCCTATTTCAGAAAAGCTCGTTTTTGAAATGAAGAGTCAGGCCTCTCAGTTTGGCGCCACCTTGCATACGCTTGGCGGTCAAATCAATAATGGTACTTATCACTCTGAACGCTGGGCTTGCAGCCAACATCTTGATGTATTACAGAGGGAACTGCTTCGATCGCTCTGCTATCAACACAAAGCCGATCTTTGTTTTTTAAATGCAAGTTTGTCACCCAAAGATATTCGTATATTGGCAATGGATATGGACTCCACGCTGATAAACATCGAATGCATTGATGAGATTGCCGATTTCACAGGCAAAAAATCAGCGGTTGCGGAAATTACCGAAGCCACAATGCGCGGCGAAATTAAAGACTTTAAGGAAAGCCTGAGAAAACGCGTTGCCTTACTAGAAGGAATCCATGCGGATGCCCTTGAGGCTGTATATCGCGAGCGTCTGCGCCCAAACCCTGGCGCAGTTGAGTTGCTTGCGGGCGCTCAACAACGTGGCCTGTATACCCTTCTAGTTTCAGGAGGGTTCACCTTCTTCACAGAAAAACTTCGTGAAAGACTTGGATTCAAACAAACTCAAGCCAATACCTTAGAAATTATTGATGGCAAGCTTACCGGCAGAGTTTTGGGTGACATTGTTGATGGCCTCGCCAAAGCTGCTCACCTAGATGATGCTTGTCAACGTTTGGGCTGCACTAGAGCAAATGCCATCACCATGGGTGATGGCGCTAACGATCTCATCATGATGAATGGCTCAGGCATTAGCGTGGCTTATCAAGCTAAACCAGTAGTCAAAGAAAAAGCCGACGCGGCTTTTGACCACGTCGGCTTGGATGCTGCTCTACTCTTAATTGGCTAG
- the pgeF gene encoding peptidoglycan editing factor PgeF — MSDAKPRVQLLLPMWPAPLQVRTAITCRAGGYSLAPYHSLNLGGHVGDDPKTVLLNRALLQESLPSNPIWLKQVHGVNVSVPSSRLDEADAIVTNQVSEVLAIMTADCLPVLFTNDSGSVIGAAHAGWRGLCNGVLENTVKEMQILSGVNSARGILAYLGPAIGPQAFEVGVDVLEAFQDAEIPFPDESFTAIPNKPGKYLANLYLLARSRLESIGLQQVYGGNYCTVTQAEQFFSYRRDGVTGRFASLIWIS, encoded by the coding sequence ATGAGCGATGCCAAACCAAGAGTCCAATTGCTTCTCCCTATGTGGCCTGCGCCATTACAGGTACGCACGGCTATAACTTGCAGAGCCGGAGGGTATAGTCTAGCTCCATACCATTCTCTTAACTTAGGGGGTCACGTTGGTGATGATCCTAAAACGGTTTTATTAAATCGTGCTTTATTACAAGAGTCTCTTCCAAGTAATCCTATTTGGTTAAAGCAAGTGCATGGAGTAAATGTTAGTGTTCCGAGTTCCCGCCTCGATGAAGCGGATGCGATTGTGACGAATCAAGTGAGTGAAGTTTTGGCAATCATGACTGCTGACTGTTTGCCCGTTTTATTCACTAACGATTCGGGTAGTGTCATTGGTGCTGCGCACGCAGGATGGCGAGGCTTATGTAATGGCGTACTAGAAAACACCGTAAAAGAAATGCAAATTTTGTCCGGGGTGAATTCTGCGAGGGGTATATTGGCCTATTTGGGCCCTGCTATCGGACCCCAGGCTTTTGAGGTTGGCGTAGATGTCCTAGAGGCTTTTCAAGATGCAGAAATTCCATTTCCAGATGAATCCTTCACGGCTATACCAAATAAACCAGGTAAATATTTGGCCAATTTGTATCTATTGGCGCGCAGTCGCTTAGAGTCAATTGGCCTTCAGCAGGTTTACGGTGGCAACTATTGCACTGTTACCCAAGCAGAACAATTTTTTTCCTACCGTAGGGATGGGGTAACAGGTAGGTTTGCAAGTTTGATTTGGATATCCTAG
- the rimO gene encoding 30S ribosomal protein S12 methylthiotransferase RimO yields MAGKIGFVSLGCPKALVDSELILTQLSAEGYQTAKDYSGADLVVVNTCGFIDSAVEESLSAIGEALAENGKVIVTGCLGARKNADGSDLIQSIHPKVLAVTGPHATDEVMQAIHLHLPKPHDPFTDLVPPAGVKLTPKHYAYLKISEGCNHRCTFCIIPNLRGDLVSRPIGEVLLEAKRLFESGVKELLVVSQDTSAYGVDIQYRTGFWDGKPVKTRMFDLVNALNKIAREHQAWVRLHYVYPYPHVDDVLPLMAEFSEHGYGVLPYLDIPLQHAHPDVLKRMKRPASGEKNLERILAWRKACPDLVIRSTFIAGFPGETEEEFQYLLDFLDEAQIDRAGCFAYSPVDGALANQLDNPVPDAIREERRARFMAKAEEISIRRLSQKVGKRIQVLIDSLDDSGGIGRTIGDAPEIDGLVRVLPPSKPSKRYRTGEIIRATVISSQGHDLIAET; encoded by the coding sequence GTGGCTGGAAAAATTGGTTTTGTCTCCTTGGGTTGCCCCAAGGCATTAGTTGATTCTGAGCTGATTCTGACGCAATTGAGTGCGGAGGGGTATCAAACCGCAAAAGATTATTCTGGCGCAGATCTTGTTGTGGTTAATACTTGTGGTTTTATAGATTCTGCTGTTGAGGAAAGTCTCTCCGCAATCGGAGAAGCCTTGGCAGAAAATGGCAAAGTTATCGTAACTGGTTGTCTTGGTGCTAGAAAGAATGCCGACGGTAGCGATTTAATTCAAAGCATTCACCCTAAAGTGCTAGCAGTTACTGGGCCCCATGCCACTGATGAAGTCATGCAGGCGATCCATCTGCATTTGCCTAAGCCACATGATCCATTTACGGATTTAGTTCCTCCTGCAGGTGTCAAACTTACCCCCAAGCACTACGCTTATCTGAAGATTTCTGAGGGCTGCAACCATCGATGCACTTTCTGCATCATTCCGAATTTACGCGGCGATTTAGTATCACGACCGATTGGTGAAGTTTTATTGGAAGCGAAGCGCTTATTTGAGTCAGGCGTTAAAGAATTACTGGTTGTATCCCAAGATACAAGTGCCTATGGCGTAGATATTCAATATCGAACAGGCTTTTGGGATGGCAAGCCAGTCAAAACCAGGATGTTTGATTTGGTGAATGCCTTAAACAAGATTGCGCGCGAGCATCAGGCATGGGTGAGATTGCATTATGTTTATCCCTATCCTCACGTGGATGATGTGTTGCCTTTAATGGCTGAGTTTTCTGAACATGGTTATGGGGTGTTGCCATACTTGGATATCCCTTTGCAACACGCTCATCCAGATGTACTCAAGCGCATGAAACGTCCCGCGAGTGGCGAGAAAAATCTAGAGCGTATCTTGGCATGGCGTAAAGCTTGCCCAGATTTAGTCATTCGCAGCACTTTCATTGCTGGCTTTCCTGGAGAAACCGAAGAAGAATTTCAATATTTATTGGATTTCTTGGACGAGGCGCAAATCGATCGTGCGGGATGTTTTGCCTATTCACCAGTGGATGGCGCTTTAGCAAATCAGCTAGATAACCCAGTTCCTGATGCTATTCGAGAGGAGCGTAGGGCTCGATTCATGGCCAAGGCAGAAGAAATATCAATTCGCCGTCTATCTCAAAAGGTGGGCAAGCGCATCCAGGTACTAATTGATTCTTTAGATGACTCAGGCGGCATCGGCCGAACTATCGGTGATGCCCCTGAAATTGATGGTTTGGTGAGGGTTTTACCCCCCAGCAAGCCTTCCAAACGCTATCGGACAGGTGAAATCATCCGCGCTACGGTGATTAGCTCCCAAGGGCATGACCTAATAGCCGAAACTTGA
- a CDS encoding acetyl-CoA C-acyltransferase family protein: MSRDVVVLSAVRSAIGSFNGSLSSFEPSELGGIVMKEAVARSGVDPAKINYVTVGNTIPTDSRYAYVARVAAIQAGLPMESVAMALNRLCSSGLQAIVTTAQQIMLGDCDYGVGGGVEVMSRGMYGSPAMRSGARMGDTKMLDLMVSVLTDPFGVGHMGVTAENLVEKWKLTREEQDALAVESHRRAANAIKEGRFKSQIVPITIKTRKGDVVFDTDEHCKPETTMETLGKMKAVFKKEGGSVTAGNASGINDGAAFFVLADAETAKKAGHKPIARLVSYAVAGVPNHIMGEGPIPATKLALERAGLKLDQMDVIESNEAFAAQALAVTKGLGLDPAKTNVNGGAIALGHPIGCSGAAIATKAIHELQRVQGKYALVTMCIGGGQGIATIFERM; this comes from the coding sequence ATGAGTCGTGATGTCGTTGTCTTAAGTGCAGTTCGTTCCGCAATTGGTAGCTTTAACGGTTCGCTCAGTAGCTTTGAGCCCTCCGAGCTTGGCGGAATCGTCATGAAAGAGGCGGTTGCCCGCTCTGGAGTAGATCCCGCAAAAATTAATTACGTAACTGTTGGCAATACCATTCCAACAGATAGCCGCTATGCCTACGTAGCGCGCGTCGCCGCGATTCAAGCAGGTTTGCCAATGGAGTCTGTAGCAATGGCATTGAACCGTTTGTGTAGCTCTGGCTTGCAAGCGATTGTGACAACTGCTCAACAAATCATGTTGGGTGATTGCGATTATGGCGTTGGTGGTGGTGTTGAAGTCATGTCTCGTGGCATGTATGGCTCACCAGCAATGCGTAGTGGTGCTCGCATGGGTGATACCAAGATGCTCGATTTGATGGTTTCTGTTTTGACAGATCCGTTTGGCGTAGGTCATATGGGTGTGACTGCAGAGAACTTAGTTGAAAAATGGAAATTGACTCGTGAAGAGCAAGACGCCCTTGCTGTGGAGTCTCATCGCCGCGCAGCAAACGCCATCAAAGAAGGCCGCTTTAAGTCTCAGATTGTTCCCATTACGATCAAAACTCGTAAGGGTGACGTGGTATTTGATACAGATGAGCACTGCAAGCCTGAAACCACTATGGAAACACTCGGCAAAATGAAAGCCGTGTTCAAAAAAGAGGGCGGCTCTGTTACTGCTGGTAATGCATCGGGCATTAATGATGGCGCTGCGTTCTTTGTATTGGCTGATGCTGAGACAGCCAAAAAGGCTGGTCATAAGCCAATCGCACGTCTCGTTTCTTATGCGGTTGCTGGCGTGCCAAATCACATTATGGGTGAAGGCCCGATTCCTGCGACCAAGCTTGCATTAGAGCGCGCTGGCTTAAAGTTAGATCAAATGGATGTGATTGAGTCTAACGAAGCGTTTGCGGCGCAAGCACTTGCGGTTACTAAAGGACTGGGATTGGATCCTGCTAAGACCAACGTCAATGGTGGTGCAATCGCTTTAGGTCACCCTATTGGTTGTTCAGGTGCGGCAATTGCGACAAAAGCAATTCATGAGCTACAACGTGTTCAAGGTAAATATGCTTTGGTAACGATGTGTATTGGTGGTGGTCAAGGTATTGCCACCATTTTTGAGCGCATGTAA